The following are encoded together in the Gemmatimonadota bacterium genome:
- a CDS encoding dihydroorotate dehydrogenase electron transfer subunit: protein MSNIPICQCNTEVLSNREIGPGLYWIDLLAPDITRHALPGHFVHLVASDVSEDSSRQTWLRHTPLLRRPFSIAERDPEKGVFGLIYRIVGGGTEILAMRRRGERINVLGPLGRPLEPVRAGRSAIMVAGGVGVAPFLSLAQETVRDGRAGPEELAVLFGAATAGLLSGEEKFRRLGFDVKLATDDGSTGYHGLVTALLERELARSPGRCAYLYACGPTPMMRRCQQIARDAGIAGQVSLEGIMPCGVGVCMACVVPCVDPADRSSPRRYERVCDTGPVFDMQEVVL, encoded by the coding sequence ATGTCGAACATCCCCATCTGCCAGTGTAACACCGAGGTCCTGTCCAACCGTGAAATCGGTCCCGGCCTTTACTGGATCGACCTGCTGGCGCCCGATATCACCCGCCACGCCCTGCCTGGACATTTCGTACACCTGGTCGCTTCCGACGTTTCCGAGGACAGCAGCCGGCAGACCTGGCTCCGCCACACCCCTCTGCTCCGGCGTCCCTTCAGCATCGCCGAACGAGATCCGGAAAAAGGCGTTTTCGGGCTCATCTACCGGATCGTCGGCGGCGGCACCGAGATCCTTGCGATGCGGCGCCGCGGAGAACGGATCAACGTACTCGGTCCCCTGGGACGACCGCTGGAACCGGTGAGGGCCGGGCGGTCCGCGATCATGGTGGCGGGCGGCGTCGGCGTGGCGCCTTTTCTCTCGCTGGCGCAGGAGACGGTCAGGGACGGCCGGGCGGGCCCGGAAGAACTGGCCGTGTTGTTCGGCGCGGCGACGGCAGGCCTGCTGAGCGGGGAAGAGAAGTTCCGCAGGCTGGGCTTTGACGTCAAACTGGCGACCGATGATGGTTCGACCGGCTATCACGGCCTGGTGACGGCCCTGCTGGAGCGGGAACTGGCCCGGTCGCCCGGCCGCTGCGCCTACCTCTATGCCTGCGGACCGACGCCCATGATGCGGCGCTGCCAGCAGATCGCCCGGGATGCGGGCATCGCCGGACAGGTCTCCCTGGAGGGGATCATGCCCTGCGGCGTGGGCGTCTGCATGGCCTGTGTCGTGCCATGTGTCGATCCCGCAGATCGATCGTCTCCCCGCCGCTACGAGCGGGTGTGCGACACCGGTCCGGTGTTCGATATGCAGGAGGTGGTGTTGTGA
- a CDS encoding dihydroorotate dehydrogenase, translated as MRTLPDLTVNIGSCELKNPVLAASGTFGYGSEYGRFVDLSDFGGIVTKTLTPEPWPGNPPPRAAETAAGMLNSIGLQNVGVGAFVRDKMPYLRELDTALIVNVGGGPVEEFVRVTERLAGCEGIDALEINMSCPNVSGGMDFSTDPRRAAELLSALRGITDLPIIAKLTPNVTDIAQIARSVEDAGADAISAINTLRGMAVDVRTRCPMLGAVMGGLSGPAIKPVAVAAVYRIARQVSIPVIGIGGIMSGEDAVEFLVAGATAVQVGTASFVEPRAGASVAREMADWCAGSEVRSVRELIGSIQIPSQEDVPCHPS; from the coding sequence GTGAGGACGCTTCCCGACTTAACCGTAAATATCGGATCGTGCGAACTGAAGAACCCGGTCCTCGCCGCCTCGGGCACCTTCGGATACGGATCCGAGTACGGCCGGTTCGTGGATCTATCCGATTTCGGCGGCATCGTGACGAAAACGCTCACGCCGGAGCCATGGCCTGGCAATCCCCCGCCCCGGGCCGCCGAAACAGCCGCCGGCATGCTCAATTCCATTGGATTGCAGAACGTGGGCGTGGGTGCCTTCGTCCGGGACAAGATGCCGTACCTGAGAGAATTGGATACCGCGTTGATCGTGAACGTGGGAGGCGGTCCCGTCGAAGAGTTCGTCCGCGTGACCGAACGCCTGGCAGGCTGTGAAGGCATCGATGCCCTGGAAATCAACATGTCGTGCCCGAACGTTTCGGGCGGAATGGACTTCAGTACCGATCCCCGGCGCGCGGCCGAACTCCTTTCCGCGTTGCGCGGGATCACGGACCTGCCGATTATCGCGAAGCTGACACCGAACGTTACGGACATCGCGCAAATCGCCCGCAGCGTGGAAGATGCCGGCGCCGACGCGATTTCCGCCATCAACACCCTGCGAGGCATGGCGGTGGACGTCCGCACGCGCTGTCCCATGCTCGGGGCCGTCATGGGCGGTCTTTCCGGTCCGGCCATCAAGCCCGTGGCCGTGGCGGCCGTTTACCGGATCGCCCGCCAGGTGAGCATTCCGGTCATCGGAATCGGCGGCATCATGAGTGGCGAAGACGCCGTGGAGTTCCTCGTGGCCGGCGCCACCGCCGTGCAGGTCGGAACGGCCAGCTTCGTCGAGCCCCGCGCGGGCGCTTCGGTGGCGCGGGAGATGGCCGACTGGTGCGCCGGGTCGGAAGTGCGCTCGGTCCGCGAACTCATTGGAAGCATACAGATTCCGTCACAAGAGGATGTGCCATGTCACCCTTCGTAG
- the pyrF gene encoding orotidine-5'-phosphate decarboxylase, producing MSPFVDSLNRVRVLTNSLVCVGLDPDLDRFPEHLKTERDAVYEFNRAIIEHTSDLVSAYKLNIAFFEVMGSRGYEILERTLEIIPDGVVAICDCKRGDMGNSARMYARALFEHFDFDAVTVNPYQGRDAVQPFLDYTDRGVFILCLTSNESAREFQYLPVNGHPLYLEVASVAQSWNTARNAGLVVGATQAESLAGIRGIAPEMPLLIPGIGAQGGDLETVVREGADTHGGGLLINSSRGILYASDGTDYAEAARAATIQLRDEINALLP from the coding sequence ATGTCACCCTTCGTAGATAGTCTGAACCGTGTACGCGTGTTGACGAACAGCCTGGTCTGCGTCGGGCTCGATCCGGACCTGGATCGATTCCCGGAGCACCTGAAAACGGAGCGCGACGCGGTATACGAGTTCAACCGGGCGATCATCGAGCACACCTCGGATCTCGTGTCGGCCTACAAGCTGAATATCGCATTTTTCGAGGTCATGGGCTCCAGGGGCTACGAAATACTCGAACGCACCCTCGAGATTATCCCGGATGGGGTGGTGGCCATATGCGACTGCAAGCGGGGAGACATGGGGAATAGCGCGCGCATGTACGCGCGTGCGCTGTTCGAGCACTTCGACTTCGATGCAGTGACTGTAAATCCGTACCAGGGAAGGGATGCCGTCCAGCCCTTCCTGGACTATACCGACCGGGGCGTTTTCATCCTTTGTCTGACCTCCAACGAGAGCGCGCGCGAGTTCCAGTACCTGCCTGTCAACGGACATCCGCTGTATCTGGAGGTGGCTAGTGTGGCCCAGTCCTGGAACACCGCGCGAAACGCGGGGCTGGTCGTAGGCGCGACGCAGGCGGAATCCTTGGCGGGCATCCGCGGCATCGCCCCTGAGATGCCCCTGCTGATACCCGGCATCGGAGCGCAGGGCGGCGATCTGGAAACGGTCGTCCGTGAGGGGGCCGACACCCATGGCGGCGGCCTGCTCATCAACTCTTCCCGCGGCATCCTGTACGCCTCCGACGGAACCGATTACGCCGAGGCCGCCCGGGCGGCGACGATACAGCTCAGGGATGAGATAAACGCCCTTCTGCCCTGA
- a CDS encoding RNA methyltransferase, with the protein METNFEVRSFDTEITKEAYDRLPKLPLYFILDNLRSAFNVGSIFRTCDILRVAGLFLCGYTACPPHAKLEKTALGTIDYVPWRYFEAAADAVGHLQDKGIAVWAAETTSGSVPYGDAVFPDELAIVLGNEALGVSHGVLDRCDGVVEIPTRGYKNSLNVASACAVLGFKALEEMEGVRKESSG; encoded by the coding sequence ATGGAAACGAACTTCGAGGTCCGCAGTTTCGACACGGAGATTACGAAGGAAGCGTACGACAGGCTGCCCAAGCTGCCGCTTTATTTCATCCTGGACAACTTGCGCAGCGCCTTCAACGTAGGGTCTATTTTCCGGACCTGCGACATCCTGCGGGTGGCGGGTTTGTTCCTGTGCGGATACACCGCCTGTCCGCCCCATGCGAAGCTGGAAAAGACCGCCCTGGGCACCATCGATTACGTCCCGTGGCGTTACTTTGAAGCGGCCGCCGATGCGGTCGGACACCTGCAGGACAAGGGCATAGCGGTTTGGGCTGCGGAAACGACCTCGGGTTCGGTTCCGTACGGCGACGCGGTGTTTCCGGACGAACTGGCGATCGTGCTCGGCAACGAGGCGCTGGGGGTGAGCCACGGCGTGCTGGATCGTTGCGACGGCGTCGTCGAGATCCCCACGCGTGGCTACAAGAATTCCCTCAACGTGGCGTCCGCCTGCGCCGTCCTGGGATTCAAGGCGCTGGAGGAAATGGAGGGCGTTCGGAAGGAATCATCCGGCTGA
- a CDS encoding chlorite dismutase family protein yields the protein MTEDTGRIPDILEHGAPVDGQPQTGEERLYMQLNVFRVIKDDFAIFDPDGDVIEAPALPEIMANIATALENSGLESAVYLDVNDPNGVGVLFLAEDPDTFVTDVRDLLTGSPFDALERRENMTMFGRTYSLGYEPDLRDSLIHRPRRTVLNPDWPWAIWYPLRRNGAFARLEHKEQRQILMEHAHIGRAYGRADFAHDIRLACYGLDEADNDFVIGLLGKALYPLSRVVQDMRKTQQTALYIDSLGPFFVGKKTWSSGP from the coding sequence GTGACCGAAGACACCGGACGGATCCCCGACATACTCGAACATGGAGCGCCCGTCGATGGGCAGCCGCAGACCGGCGAAGAGCGGCTGTACATGCAGCTCAACGTGTTCAGGGTGATAAAAGACGACTTCGCCATTTTCGATCCGGACGGCGACGTGATCGAAGCGCCGGCGCTGCCGGAAATCATGGCGAATATCGCCACCGCCCTCGAAAACTCCGGACTGGAGTCCGCGGTCTATCTGGATGTCAACGATCCCAATGGAGTCGGCGTGTTGTTCCTCGCCGAAGATCCCGATACCTTCGTAACCGATGTGCGGGACCTGTTGACCGGAAGCCCCTTCGACGCGCTGGAGCGCCGCGAGAACATGACGATGTTCGGCAGGACCTACTCCCTGGGGTACGAACCGGATTTGCGGGATTCTCTCATCCACAGGCCGCGCCGCACCGTGCTCAACCCCGACTGGCCCTGGGCCATCTGGTATCCGCTGCGGCGGAACGGCGCCTTCGCCCGTCTGGAACATAAGGAACAGCGCCAGATCCTGATGGAGCACGCCCACATAGGCCGGGCCTACGGCCGCGCCGACTTCGCCCACGACATCCGCCTGGCCTGCTACGGGCTCGACGAGGCGGACAACGACTTCGTCATCGGACTGCTCGGCAAGGCGCTTTACCCGCTTTCACGCGTCGTCCAGGACATGAGAAAGACCCAGCAGACGGCGTTGTACATCGATTCGCTGGGACCGTTCTTCGTCGGCAAGAAAACCTGGTCGAGCGGCCCGTAG
- a CDS encoding ferrochelatase — MNYDALLLVSFGGPEGTDDVIPFLERVLKGRRVPRERLMEVAEHYHHFGGISPINGQTRALIAALEKELETRNLSLPVYWGNRNWHPLLTDTVRRMAGDGIKRALALVTSAYSSYSNCRQYLENIDEARRKAGNGAPAIDKIRPFSHHPGFIETMTARVSDALDRLPEKRRASAHLVYTAHSIPLAMARECAYEAQLREVSRLISERSGAPSWALAFQSRSGPPAQPWLEPDVCDYIRSFHASGGGRAGRAGRDIVVVPVGFISDHMEVVYDLDVEARACCDELGVRMVRAETAGTHPRFVKMIAELVEERLSASTARPAVGVLDPLPDSCPPGCCPSGR; from the coding sequence TTGAACTACGACGCATTGCTCCTGGTATCCTTTGGGGGTCCCGAGGGAACCGACGACGTCATTCCCTTTCTTGAGCGCGTGCTCAAGGGCCGGCGCGTCCCCAGGGAACGCCTGATGGAAGTCGCGGAACACTACCATCACTTCGGCGGCATCAGCCCGATCAACGGGCAGACCCGCGCGCTGATCGCGGCACTCGAAAAGGAGTTGGAAACCCGCAACCTGTCGTTGCCGGTTTACTGGGGAAACCGGAACTGGCATCCCCTTTTGACTGATACGGTCCGACGGATGGCCGGGGACGGGATAAAGCGGGCGCTGGCTCTCGTCACCTCCGCCTACAGCTCCTACTCCAACTGCAGGCAATACCTGGAAAACATTGACGAAGCCCGGCGGAAAGCGGGCAACGGCGCCCCGGCGATCGACAAGATCAGACCCTTTTCCCATCATCCGGGATTTATCGAAACGATGACGGCCCGGGTTAGCGACGCCCTGGATCGCCTGCCGGAGAAACGGCGTGCGTCGGCCCATCTCGTGTATACCGCCCACAGCATACCCCTGGCCATGGCCCGGGAATGCGCCTACGAAGCCCAACTCCGGGAAGTGTCCCGGCTGATCAGCGAACGCTCGGGCGCACCCTCCTGGGCGCTGGCCTTTCAAAGCCGCAGCGGCCCGCCGGCGCAACCCTGGCTGGAGCCCGATGTCTGCGACTACATCAGGTCGTTTCACGCATCGGGCGGCGGCCGGGCGGGCCGGGCGGGCCGGGATATCGTGGTGGTCCCCGTGGGATTCATATCGGATCACATGGAGGTGGTATACGACCTGGACGTGGAAGCGCGGGCGTGCTGCGATGAACTCGGGGTTCGTATGGTCCGGGCGGAAACGGCGGGAACCCATCCCCGCTTCGTGAAAATGATCGCGGAGCTCGTCGAGGAGCGCCTGTCCGCTTCGACGGCCCGGCCTGCCGTGGGTGTCCTGGATCCCTTGCCCGATAGCTGTCCGCCCGGCTGCTGTCCTTCAGGCAGGTGA
- a CDS encoding isochorismatase produces MNFRPPGEIPPHFNAASVEMFWRVPYGERAAEARAWAETHRIRPSADDDFRTALLLVDCQNTFCLPGFELFVGGRSGRGAVDDNIRLCSFIYRNLQSITEIISTMDTHTALQIFHPMFWVDGEGGHPTGGETVIAPKDVEQGNWRVNPAVEALYSTRVDLSAYALHYVRRLTREGKYPLMIWPYHAMLGGIGHALVSAVEEAVFFHSIVRVRQTRFEIKGNHALTENYSVLRPEVMEDPDGQAVGVKNTSLVDHLLTFDAVIVAGQAKSHCVAWTVDDLRTEIQARDPSLAGRILLLEDCTSPVVVPDVIDFTDEAEEAFRRFAQAGMRLVRSAEPMERWGIRG; encoded by the coding sequence ATGAACTTTAGACCACCCGGCGAAATACCGCCCCACTTCAACGCAGCGTCCGTCGAAATGTTCTGGCGCGTGCCCTACGGAGAAAGGGCGGCGGAAGCCCGCGCATGGGCGGAAACCCACCGGATTCGTCCCTCCGCCGACGATGACTTCCGCACCGCCCTGCTGCTCGTAGACTGCCAGAACACCTTCTGTCTCCCCGGATTCGAGCTCTTCGTGGGCGGACGGAGCGGACGGGGCGCCGTGGACGACAACATCCGCCTCTGCTCGTTCATCTACCGCAATCTCCAATCCATCACGGAGATCATCTCCACGATGGACACCCATACGGCGCTGCAGATCTTCCACCCCATGTTCTGGGTCGATGGTGAAGGCGGACATCCCACAGGCGGCGAAACGGTCATTGCCCCGAAGGACGTGGAACAGGGAAACTGGCGCGTCAATCCGGCCGTGGAGGCCCTTTACAGCACCCGGGTCGATCTTTCCGCCTATGCGCTGCACTATGTCCGGCGCCTCACCCGGGAGGGCAAGTATCCCCTCATGATCTGGCCGTACCACGCCATGCTCGGAGGCATCGGCCACGCTCTGGTATCCGCGGTCGAGGAAGCGGTGTTCTTTCACAGCATCGTCCGGGTCCGGCAGACGCGCTTCGAGATCAAGGGAAACCATGCCCTCACCGAGAACTACTCCGTGTTACGTCCCGAGGTCATGGAAGACCCCGACGGCCAGGCGGTCGGCGTGAAGAACACGTCACTGGTCGACCACCTGCTGACCTTCGACGCCGTGATCGTGGCCGGGCAGGCCAAGAGTCACTGCGTGGCGTGGACGGTGGACGATCTCCGGACGGAAATCCAGGCGCGGGACCCCTCTCTCGCCGGCAGGATACTGCTGTTGGAGGACTGTACCTCGCCGGTCGTCGTCCCCGATGTAATCGATTTTACCGATGAGGCGGAGGAGGCGTTCCGGCGGTTCGCTCAGGCCGGCATGCGCCTGGTGCGTTCCGCCGAGCCCATGGAGCGGTGGGGTATCCGCGGCTAG
- a CDS encoding NAD(+) synthase, whose translation MDPTCSPDQFLDVRSHGFVRLAIAVPRIRVGDPAANVTHHLEQIEAADGRGASYALFPELSLTGYTCADLFHSQALLDGALDALGELLDRTRGLDTAFSFGMPLRIDHAVFNVAVTCTRGNVLSVTPKTYLPQYREFYETRYFARAAEAQADTVTLCGTEVPLGPDVLLRTDDPRVVIYPTICEDDWVPVPPSSRAALAGASILANLSASNIVIGKAQYREDLILTSSGRNEAVHMYAAAGFGESTMDVVWDGHGFIAERGYMQAKTERFHLDGACIVADVDVEALTLERGVQGSFRQNAMDYKSSWRSVSLTGFRPEPAGEDASNASGQPKEGVHRTFLRDIPSHPFVPQNPAERSQRCREVFMIQATGLATKLRSLPEDARKVVVAVSGGQDSTHALNVAVHTMDLLGLPRSQIVALTMPGLGTTERTYENACALIRAVGATFREIDIKPAVRQFFGDIGHSEDKKDLVYENTQAWTRKLEELATAAQVRGIVLGTGDLSELALGWCTMFGDHASHYGVNAGIPKTLISYLIRWTADVVFEREKTVRDVLLDILDTPISPELLPPNARVIAQKTEEKIGPYELHDFFIYYFMRFGFSPSRIARMALHAFEGKYDLQEIKTWLRVFIVRFFQNQFKRNCLPEGPKVGMTCISPRGDWRMPSDASPAVWLSDLDRIPDEL comes from the coding sequence ATGGACCCGACATGCTCGCCCGATCAGTTCCTTGATGTGCGCAGTCACGGCTTCGTGCGGCTGGCCATCGCCGTGCCTCGCATACGGGTAGGCGATCCCGCCGCGAACGTGACGCATCACCTCGAACAGATTGAGGCGGCCGACGGGCGGGGCGCTTCCTACGCACTCTTCCCCGAACTGAGTCTCACAGGCTATACCTGCGCCGATCTGTTTCACTCCCAGGCGCTGCTTGACGGAGCGCTTGATGCCCTCGGGGAGTTGCTGGACAGGACCCGGGGGCTCGACACGGCCTTCAGTTTCGGCATGCCCCTGCGGATCGATCACGCGGTGTTCAACGTCGCGGTGACCTGCACCCGCGGGAACGTCCTCTCGGTTACGCCCAAGACCTACCTGCCGCAATACCGCGAGTTTTACGAGACCCGGTACTTCGCCCGCGCGGCCGAAGCCCAGGCTGATACGGTTACCCTGTGCGGCACGGAGGTGCCGCTCGGACCCGACGTACTGCTGCGGACCGACGACCCGAGGGTTGTGATTTATCCGACCATCTGCGAAGACGACTGGGTGCCGGTGCCGCCAAGCAGCAGGGCCGCGCTGGCGGGCGCGAGCATTCTGGCGAACCTGTCCGCGTCCAACATCGTCATCGGCAAGGCGCAGTACCGCGAAGACCTCATCCTGACGTCCTCGGGACGCAACGAGGCCGTGCACATGTATGCCGCGGCGGGGTTCGGGGAATCGACCATGGACGTGGTCTGGGACGGACACGGGTTTATCGCCGAACGGGGCTACATGCAGGCGAAAACGGAGCGCTTTCACCTGGACGGAGCCTGCATCGTGGCGGACGTCGACGTGGAGGCGCTGACGCTGGAGCGCGGCGTCCAGGGCTCCTTCCGGCAGAACGCCATGGACTACAAGTCATCCTGGCGGTCCGTGTCGCTGACGGGCTTCCGGCCCGAGCCGGCCGGAGAAGACGCTTCGAACGCCTCCGGTCAGCCGAAGGAAGGGGTACACCGGACCTTCCTCCGGGACATCCCTTCCCATCCCTTCGTCCCCCAGAACCCGGCGGAACGAAGCCAGCGGTGCCGCGAGGTGTTCATGATCCAGGCCACCGGACTGGCGACCAAGTTGAGATCGCTGCCCGAGGATGCCCGAAAGGTCGTCGTGGCGGTTTCCGGGGGCCAGGATTCGACCCACGCCCTGAACGTGGCGGTGCACACCATGGACCTGCTCGGGCTGCCAAGATCCCAGATCGTGGCCCTGACGATGCCGGGACTGGGTACCACGGAGCGTACGTACGAGAACGCCTGTGCGCTGATACGAGCGGTCGGCGCCACTTTCCGCGAGATCGATATCAAGCCCGCCGTGCGGCAGTTCTTCGGGGACATCGGGCATTCGGAAGACAAGAAGGACCTCGTCTACGAGAACACCCAGGCATGGACCCGGAAGCTGGAAGAGCTCGCTACCGCCGCCCAGGTCAGGGGCATCGTCCTCGGTACGGGCGATCTCTCGGAACTGGCGCTCGGCTGGTGCACCATGTTCGGCGACCATGCCAGCCACTACGGCGTCAACGCCGGCATTCCCAAGACACTCATATCCTACCTGATCCGATGGACGGCCGACGTGGTCTTCGAGCGGGAGAAGACGGTTCGCGACGTGTTGCTGGATATCCTCGACACGCCTATTTCACCGGAACTGCTGCCCCCGAACGCGCGGGTAATCGCGCAGAAAACCGAAGAAAAGATCGGTCCGTACGAACTGCATGACTTCTTCATCTACTACTTCATGCGCTTCGGATTTTCGCCTTCCCGGATCGCCCGGATGGCGCTGCATGCCTTCGAGGGGAAGTACGACCTCCAGGAGATAAAGACCTGGCTCCGCGTGTTCATCGTCCGGTTCTTCCAGAACCAGTTCAAGCGGAACTGCCTGCCGGAAGGGCCCAAAGTCGGCATGACCTGCATTTCTCCCCGCGGCGACTGGCGGATGCCTTCCGATGCTTCACCGGCAGTCTGGCTGTCGGACCTGGATCGCATCCCCGATGAACTTTAG
- a CDS encoding carbon-nitrogen hydrolase family protein, producing the protein MFRDVRVAAISFKPVKLDLKGNADRLEKMFRDAAADGAELAVAPEGVLEGYVVNEIIDGEIPPEEMNRVALTMRSRTIGRFRELARTLNMCLAFGLAERIDGEIYNCAVFLDHRGRLRGKYHKMQLAEGHHRSWWFNRLGKNSRAFDTPFGRAGMVICNDRWNPDIARIPVLDGARYLLIPSFGSTARSQDRAVLARARENGVPIVEANVGVTLIVNKGEIVALSRKMTAITHGTISVPATPSLKNRDRHERGFLAWRSREMPVRYRDRMRRKRQGRDATEVGHDSKGRLIEVD; encoded by the coding sequence ATGTTTCGCGATGTGCGCGTGGCGGCGATTTCGTTCAAACCGGTTAAACTCGATCTGAAGGGGAACGCAGACCGACTGGAAAAGATGTTCCGGGATGCCGCGGCCGATGGGGCCGAATTGGCTGTCGCGCCGGAAGGCGTGCTGGAGGGGTATGTAGTCAACGAGATCATCGACGGCGAGATCCCGCCGGAGGAAATGAACCGGGTAGCCCTCACCATGCGGAGCCGGACCATCGGGCGGTTCCGGGAACTCGCAAGGACGCTGAACATGTGCCTTGCGTTCGGCCTGGCGGAACGGATCGACGGCGAGATTTACAACTGCGCCGTGTTCCTCGATCACCGGGGACGCCTTCGCGGCAAGTACCACAAAATGCAGCTGGCCGAGGGCCATCACCGTTCCTGGTGGTTCAACCGCCTGGGCAAGAACAGCCGCGCCTTCGACACGCCTTTCGGCCGGGCCGGCATGGTCATCTGCAATGACCGCTGGAACCCGGATATCGCCCGCATTCCGGTACTCGACGGCGCCCGTTACCTGCTCATTCCCTCCTTCGGGTCGACAGCCCGGTCGCAGGATCGGGCGGTGCTTGCGCGTGCGAGGGAGAACGGCGTGCCCATCGTAGAAGCCAACGTAGGCGTCACTCTGATCGTGAACAAAGGCGAAATCGTTGCCCTGTCCCGCAAGATGACCGCCATCACCCATGGGACCATCTCCGTACCGGCGACTCCATCGCTTAAGAACAGGGACCGGCATGAACGGGGATTCCTTGCCTGGCGCAGCCGCGAAATGCCGGTACGATACCGCGACCGGATGCGGAGAAAACGGCAGGGCCGCGACGCCACGGAGGTCGGTCATGACTCGAAGGGCCGGCTGATCGAGGTGGACTGA